A region of the Primulina eburnea isolate SZY01 chromosome 7, ASM2296580v1, whole genome shotgun sequence genome:
AATTGTACTTGTAGCGGCCCGTGATTTTATTTGTATGTGAGTTGGGCTTATGATAGTGGGCTGAATAACCCAAGCCCATTCACAATTGGATTTCAAGCCACTGTCTCTTGGTTTTCTTCATTCCCGCTTTCTTCATTCTCCAGATTCAAAACTCCCTATCCCACTTTCTTCAACCTCTCTGCCTCTCCTTTGTCCGATTACTCTCGTTGCCGCTGGAAGATCGCTGCCCTTAGAGCTTGCTCGCATTTCCTTCGCCGGCGTTTCTCCTACTCCATCTTGCATAATCCCACACCTCACTTTCTTCATTCAATTTCTAGATTTTAAAATCTGGCCACAACCCCTCTTCACCATTGTGCCTTCATGGTGTTTGTGAATTTGCTCAATgagaaatacattaaaattttGTTGTTTTCATTCTCGGCTAGACAGACTCCCCAACCGTCGTGGCTCCCCGGTTCACCACAGCTTCTAACGGAATCTGCTCGCCCTGCAAGAGCGAACACTACTATCTTCTCGAGCCATGGTTTTGCGGCTACCACGACCTTACAAGATTTTCCTTCGGTTGTTTCTGCTTCTTCTACAGCTATTGGTAAtctttctccatttttctcgaGTACTATGTGATGCTATTCTTCCTTGAAATTTCTTGCTGTCTTGATTGGAGTAGACTCTTTATTTCTTTCTGCTTTGCATTATTAACCCTGAGGCACTTTGACTCTCCTGGAGAAATTTGAGGGAATGACGACTGGTTTGCCACAATATTGATCACTGCCATGTTACTCTATGTTATTTCCATGTTGGCTCCTTGTAGATGTTTACATGCCACTGCCTTTGTTTCTTTTCTAGTATCGAGTTCCTGTGGGGAGTTGGGTGGTTTTGTGTACCCCACCGACAAACAACTGATTCAAGCCATGTGTTGGCATAACTCCCCGCTAGATCACTGACTCTCTTGTTCAATGAACGTGCATATGGCCATGAATTGGTAGCCAAGAGGTAACTCTAATATTTTCTTTGTGTGTTGCATATCACTTGGGTCACATTCCCCATACCCAAGCAGCCATTTGCATGCATTGCACTTCAGTtggacccctttcccgcatacacgtttaTTTACTGTTCTTGCATGCGGTGATTCCGCCTTTGAGTTGTTGACTGTTGGTTTGGTGTTGTGGTTGTTGGGTGACGGATGTGGAACGAAGGTGGATTTGTACGGGGTGTTGTGTATTGGATGTTGGGAATGGGTTTTCTATTCGTTTTTAATCCACTTAACCCACTTCACTTCAATATTTTCAATCAAAACCATATGTTGGCTTAAAACTCCCCGCTCGCAATTATTTCCTCCCCTGGTTCCCTATCGAAACAAAATGAATCCATTATGATAAAAGTGGCCTACTGGCCAACTTCATTTGATCATAACCAACAGATATTTTCATTGGTGGCCCTAAGGCCTACTTCAAATCAAGTCTTACAATAGAGAACTAAACACATACAAAAATGGCTAGTTAGCCTATTTTCATACCAAAGTCCGCTTCTGGGTCCTCTTGTGGCTCGCATAGCGCCCTTGTTCTTTTATGTTCTTCCTTTATTATTCGTTGTTCCGCTCGGTGAGCTCAACTACCCGCTCAGTGTGGTCTTTCGTGCCATATTCTAAGTGGCCTAAAGGCCTACTTCACGAGCCTGTCATTGCACATGCAATCAATCATTTATACGGTGGCTGTATAGCCTACCTTATCAATGATTCCTCGTAACATAAGAATAATAAAAACATCAATCAAATTTACGTAAAAGTGGCCATAAGGCCAACTCCCCACATACTTAACTTCCTTTCAAGTAGCACGAAAGCTACTGTGGCCCTGAAAGTGGCTATAGAGTCCACTTTGTTATCCATATTTCACAATATGTAAGTAATAAAGAACATAAGCATACCAAAGTAGCTCCAAAGGTCAACTCCCTGCTTAATATCAGCCTCTCTGTTTGCTTTTATTTCCTTACCTGACTCCCTAATGAAACAAGATACctccaaaatgatgaaaatgGTCTGCTGGACGATCTCATTTTATCAGTTTCTTTATTGAATCATAAACAATGGATATTTACATCAGTGGCCCCGAGGCTCACATCATATGACGTCTCGAAATAACGAACTACACGTATACAAAAGTGGCCAGTAAGCCTACTCTTATATTAAAGCAAAACTTCCATACTCTTCTGTTGTTTGCACAGTGTTCTCATTCTgctcttttatttcttcattcatCGTTGTTGCCTCGTTTGGTGAGCTTTAACTCCTCATTCTCCGGAACTCTTTCCAGCCATGTTTTGGTGGTATGAAATCTCATCCCATGTAATTTCCTTCCAACCAGAATGAAAGCTACTAAGAACTCGGATTTTAATTATTCGAAACAATGCCAAAGTGGCCTCAAATGCCAACTCCCCGCTGGATATTAGCCTTTCTGTTCTCTTTACTCACTCCCTTAACAAGCTGATCAAATCTTGCTTAATTCCTTCTTCCAGCAATGTGCTCACATATACCATATTAGGATCATCAAATTCTCTTAAGTTGATCTCTTCCAACGGGTCTTGCACTTCGTGTTGGCCATCTTCCATTTGAGATGGCGCCATCAACAATTCATCAACTTGGAGTTCATCCTCCTCGTATTCCTCTTCGTGGACAACCTCGGTTCCATAGGTGTCCCATGCTTCCTCTCCCACTACTTTGTCCAGTACTTGCTGCACATGCGCCTTCCATATAGAGGTTGCAGCTACCTCTCTTTCTTTCTGTTTCAAATCAACCATCAATCTCCTCAATCAGCGGCTGAATTATCGGCCTAGACGGCACGATAACAGTAGGTTTGAGGATTCTTTCCAACACCGAGCTTGGAGTTGGTGTTTGCATGTACAAcggattttctttcttgctgTTGCTACGAATTTTGATAGGCCCAAAATCCCCATTGTAATATCTGGCCTCCACTGCACTTGCACTTGTTTGAAAGGGCTGTCCATCCGCTTCTACGACCTCCACGTCATCCCCTTTCCAAAATAACAAAAGCTGGTGCATTGAGGATGGTATGCACTGGTTTGCATGGATCCAATCTCTGCCTAACAACGCTTGGAAGTTGGCGGAGGAGTTTACCACGAAAAATGCACATAAAGATGACATACTCCCCACAGTAACATCAGCGGGGAATACCCCAATGGTTTTGGTAGTTTCCCCTGTAAATGCAGCAACCGAAACTTCCGAAGGAATCAAGTCTTCTTCATTTTTGCCGAGACTTTTCAACATTCTTACCGGAAGAACATTCACAGCTGAGCCATTGTCAATCAAGACCCTAGACACTGGTTTCCCATTGACATGGGCCTTGATGTACAATGGCCTGATGTGCTTGGTCATGGCCGGTGTAGGCTTCTCAAGTATCACCTGTTGGGGCTTATTTGGGTGGCCCTGCTTGATAATCACTCTTGAACTCCCTTCAGGGAGTTTATTTGCATGCTCTTTCTTTTGCACTGATTCTTGGGACATCAACTCCCCATCCTCTTCTTCCATCATCTTAAATCTCTGAGGTAGTATCACTACTCCTGTGGCACAATCCACAGTGATGTGAAACTCTCCAACGTAAAAATTGATTGTTTTTTCTCTTTGATCGTCCTCCTCACTTAACAGATCGTCATCAACGTCTACTAACTTATCCTCAGTAGCCGATCTTCCAAACTTGGATTTACTCCCCACCTGATCTCTGATGACTGGACTATCAATTGTGGGTTTTTTTCTCAATTTAGCTGACTCTTCTCTCCTTGCAATAGCTCTTTCTCTCAATAGCCGTCTCTTTTGAGTCCTAGTCGGTGGCCTAGGGAACGTTTTGTGTTGGGCCATCCTCCAAGACTCACTGAACTCCCCTCTAGCTGGAAGGACGTATCTGGGCCTTTCTCTCCTGCTctcaatcatttttccttttgatATTTCATCCACACGCCACTCTCTATCTTGGTCAGCTGACTTTTTGTTGATTTCCATCTGTCGCGGCTCTACTCCATATGTATCTCTCTTGTTCGAGTATCTTTGGTATTGATTGCAAGATGACTCCCCTCTGAACCCTTGATTCTCATGCACTGGTCTCTCGAAGAAATGTTGGTTCCTCGGCCGATAGGCCGCGGATTCACCAATATTTCTAGGGAAATGCTGTTGAACTGTTCTTACTCGATCAGTACTATTCCTTCCATTAGCTTCAAACAGTTGACCCTTTGGGATCCAACATTTCTTAATTATTAGGTCTTTCACTGCAAAGGATCGGCTTCTTTTCTCCTTGAGAAGATTCTTCAAATCTGTCACATTCACATGAACAGAAGCTACTGGGAGAAAAGAATCATCATCCACTGCCATGGAATCATGTTTGTTAGGGAACTTCAAGATTCCATGGTTAATTCTGTCctgcaaaatatttttgaaagccCAACACAATTTAGTGGAATGATTATATGAGTCATGATACTTACAGTATTCTTGACTTTTCAAATCGTCTTTAGCAGGCATTTGATGATCGGGTGGAAAAGTGATGAATTTTTCTTTAACCAGAAAATCAAATATGTCGTCTGTCTTGGAAACATCAAATGTGTACTGCATGTCCTTAGGAGGTTGGGTGGTGCTCTTCCTATCTGACTCTGTGGATTTTCTCTTGAGTAAAGGGACTATGCACGAGCCGTTCGATCGAATCTCGGCCAGGGCAATCTCTTCTACCTCTTGGTAATAAGAGCTCACTGTTGTTTTCTTCTTAGCCGACTCCTCTGTCAATAGTTCCTCGTACTCCCCAACCTTTGCTGCAAGTTCAAAAAAATCT
Encoded here:
- the LOC140837376 gene encoding uncharacterized protein; this encodes MPPRRKENVNPGDGESQPSKEEVHAPLTEQSAAEEPTRELDLHPNNVPEVYAHISNRLVEELIAMKIDEISQALSKAVSDCLKSVLGKPNQSANKEQNVNKKEENQGSKQVQGSNQFTELDQGVGHSKAGDARRPEFAPPNQQEERYTPSHNREETLGGRVRPYPRTDGVGSSKQPVNQVHAITNPLYQPRMYDDIPHLGYQGVDGSFQGWNAGYSTGAQTRGANYYHHLLPNRNAAVIDHDVVRETVQELYGPALRQIGRPKFLKPYPDYVDVNNPFPKGYKVPDFSLFSGENSQSSLEHIARFTIRCVELENLENFTNLKLRLFPNTLTGTAFSWYATLPRNSILSWRDMEKKFHTQFYRTEHEVCIADLSRMSQKKEETIDMFIDRFKKTKNMCKVFLPETEFVKIAQKGLDSELQKKFQGMEFRDFFELAAKVGEYEELLTEESAKKKTTVSSYYQEVEEIALAEIRSNGSCIVPLLKRKSTESDRKSTTQPPKDMQYTFDVSKTDDIFDFLDRINHGILKFPNKHDSMAVDDDSFLPVASVHVNVTDLKNLLKEKRSRSFAVKDLIIKKCWIPKGQLFEANGRNSTDRVRTVQQHFPRNIGESAAYRPRNQHFFERPVHENQGFRGESSCNQYQRYSNKRDTYGVEPRQMEINKKSADQDREWRVDEISKGKMIESRRERPRYVLPARGEFSESWRMAQHKTFPRPPTRTQKRRLLRERAIARREESAKLRKKPTIDSPVIRDQVGSKSKFGRSATEDKLVDVDDDLLSEEDDQREKTINFYVGEFHITVDCATGVVILPQRFKMMEEEDGELMSQESVQKKEHANKLPEGSSRVIIKQGHPNKPQQVILEKPTPAMTKHIRPLYIKAHVNGKPVSRVLIDNGSAVNVLPVRMLKSLGKNEEDLIPSEVSVAAFTGETTKTIGVFPADVTVGSMSSLCAFFVVNSSANFQALLGRDWIHANQCIPSSMHQLLLFWKGDDVEVVEADGQPFQTSASAVEARYYNGDFGPIKIRSNSKKENPLYMQTPTPSSVLERILKPTVIVPSRPIIQPLIEEIDG